GGTGAATTTAGGTACAACTTTGGAACAGAGCGCAATTCATCAAGCGTTGCTTTGTCAAACGTTCAGTTTGGGACTAATCAGACTAACGAGGTTGATTTCTCAGGTGCATCTTTCAATTTTGGCTTGCATTATCAAAAAATGCTCAACGATAAATACGAGATTCAAGCCAGTGCCATTTACAGTCCTTCAAATGACTTAACCGCTGAAGGGAACAGAAATACAGGCCTTTTTAGACTGAACAGTGATTTCTCTGAAACCTTATTCAATGTGCGCGAGGGAGAGAGCTTCCGCGAGAAGCTAGAGCTGCCATCGAGCCTGACGGTAGGTTTTAATTTTGGGAAGCCATTAAAATGGTCTCTAGGTGCAGAGTACAGCTTTCAAGAGGAAAGCTCATTATCCTCTCGCAGCTTTGTGCCTAACGGCGCAAACTTTACCTCGGCAAGTTCTTACCGTTTGGGTGGATTTCTTGTACCTGATTACAACAGCATCACAAGCTACTGGGATCGTGTTACTTATAGAGCTGGTTTACGTTATGAAGAGAATGGCCTAAACATCAATGGTCAAGACATCAATGAATTTGGCATATCTTTTGGGATGAGTCTACCCGTGGGACGCAGATCTGGTTTTTCAAATGCGACTTTCGGCCTTGAATATGGGCAAAGAGGAACAACCAGTGGCGGGCTGATCAAGGAAGATTTTTTATCTCTAAGTATAGGTCTCTCGTTAAACGATCGCTGGTTCCAAAAAAGAAAATATAACTAAGAAATAAATTGACATGAAATTCAAGAATTCTATAGTTCTCGTTGTAGCTGTTTTTAGTTTCGCTTTCGCGAAAGCGCAAGACGATATGCAATGCCGACAAATGTTGAGCATCTACGCAGAAAACGCAAAAGCTAAGCTGTACGATGAAGCATATAAACAACTTCCCCAACTAGTAGAAAACTGCCCAAAATTGAGTGCAGCGATCTACCAGTACGGCGAGCGTATCTATGAACACCGTTTGAAAAAGAAGGTAGGTACTGAAAAGGAAAATGCTGACGGCTTAATCAAAATGCTTGATGCACAAATCACCATGTTTCCTGACAAGGTAAACGATGCTAAAAAGACCATAGAAAAAGCTATGGCTATGTATAAATACAACATCGGCACGCACGATGAGGTATTTAATATTTTAGATGGTGTCTTTAAAAATGACCGTGAGAACTTTACAGATCCACGAGGAATGATGACGTACTTCAAACTTGCTGAGGAGCGTTACAATGAAGGTAAAATGACCCTTCAGGAACTGTTTGACATTTATGATGCATTAACTGAGCAAATTGATTCTTTACTAAACGAGCGTTCTGAAGTCATTCAAAAATTGAATGAAAAAGAAGCAGAAAGTGAACTCACTGATAAAGAAAAGAAAGAAATCAAGAATCAGGAAATCAACCTCAAAAACTATGGAATCGTAAAAGGCTCAGTAAATGGAACGTTAGGCGCTCTAGCTGACTGTGACAAATTAATACCTCTTTATGATGTAGAATTTGAAAACAAAAAAACAGATAAAAACTGGTTGAGTAATGTACTGGTAAGACTTCAAAAGAAAGATTGTACTGATGACCCACTTTACATCAAGTCTGTAAAAGCTCTTCATGACATCAATCCTAGTGCAAAAACAGCTTATGGTCTAGGTAACATTGCTGAGTCAACTGCTGAGAAATTCAAATACTGGGATCAAGCAATTGAACTAGGTGTGGATAACGATTTAAAATCTGCTATTCACTACAAAAAAGGTAACGTTTATAAAGGTCAAGGTGCCTATTCAAAAGCAAAGAGAGAATATATTCTTTCTAATCAGGCTAAGCCTTCTTTTGGGATGCCTTACCTGAAAATTGCTGAAATGATCGCAAAAAGTGGAAATAACTGTGGAGCTACACCTTTTGAAAAGAGAGCGATCAACTGGTTGGCGGCTCGTTATGCGCGTAAAGCAGCAGCGGTAGATCCATCAATAAGAAGCACAGCAAACAAATATGCTGAAAGTTATAATGGTACTGCTCCAAATACGAGCGAAATCTTCATGGATAAAAAATATAACCAAGGAGACACCATTACCTTTAACTGCTGGGTAGGAGAATCAGTACGTATACCATAAGATGAATTTTACAAAACATCCAAGTTTTATCATGATCACGGCACTAGCCGTGATCTGTTTTTTGGCATCTTGTGAGGGCAACCTCAAAGAAGTCCAGAAGATGGAGCTTTCTTCAAACGAGCCTATCGGAGAAGCAGAAAACATGCTGTTGAAGTATTCTGATAGCGGCTCAATCAAAATGACTTTGAAAGGAAAAAAAATGCTAGACTTTAGCAATGACGCTTTTCCCTACACGCATTTTCCAGAAGGTATCTACGTAGAGCTGTTCAATAAAAAAGACACTACAAAAACCACTATCGTCGCAGATATCGCAACTGTATATGACATGACAGACATCATCGACCTTCAAGGCAACGTGATTGTAAAAGATAGTGACGGTAATACCTTGATGGGAGAACAGTTGTTTTTTAATCAAAGCGATAAATGGATTTTCACAAACGATAGATTCCGTACCTTTCTTGTAAATAATGACACGGGTGGGGAATTTGGTAAAACCTCAGGAATACGATTTGATGCAGATCAGGATCTCAATAATGCACAAGTAGGTGAACCAGACGATCAGTTCATTAACAACAATACAAATGAGTAAGTTTTTTAAATATTTTGAGTACGCATACATCGTTTTTGCACTAATTTTCATCGGTACAGCGATATATGAGTATAATATCTCTCCCAACAGATCCTACATGCTTTTTGCGATGGGGATCGTGGCAATACTTATGTTTTTCTTCAAAAGACGTTTTAGACGTAGATTTGAGGAGCGTAACAAATAAACTCGCGTGACCGAGCAAATCATCACCATTATTGCGATGCTCATATTGAGCGCTTTTTTTTCTGGTATGGAGATCGCTTATGTGTCTTCAAACAAGATTCATATTGAGCTGGAAAAACGCCAGGGAGATATTATAGGTCGTATATTAGGTAGACTTACGGCCAGACCGTCCAAGTTTATCATTACCATGCTTATAGGGAACAGCATTGCACTGGTAATCTACGGCTTTGCTATGGGTGATTTGCTCACGCACCAACTGGCTCAGCATTATCCCTCTCTCGCATACGGTTTTGAAGGTTTACTTACCCAAACCGTAATTTCAACTCTGGTAATTTTGCTAACGGCAGAATTCCTGCCCAAGGTGTTCTTTCAAATCTACTCAAACGAGCTGCTCAAGTTCTTTGCTTTACCAGCATATCTGTTTTACATATTGTTCTCGAGTTTATCGTGGTTATGCATTAAGATTTCAGACTTTTTCTTGAAGACCTTTTTTAAGACTGATGGAGACCCCATTCAGCTCACATTTTCCAAGATGGAACTGGGGAACTACATCACAGAACAAATGGAAAGCGCCCAAGAGCAGAAGGAAGTGGACAGCGAGATCCAGATTTTTCAGAATGCTCTCGACTTTGGTGGGTTGAAGGCTCGTGAGGTTATGGTGCCGCGTACTGAGATTGTGTCGGTTTTACTGGAAACCAGTATTAAGGATTTAAGCAAAAAGTTTGTCGCAACGGGTCTGTCTAAAATTGTAGTACACAACGAGACCATTGACGATATTGTAGGTTATGTGCACAGCTTTGATCTGTTCAAAAGTCCAGAAGAAATCAAGGATATTCAGCGTACGGTAATCAATGTCCCAGAAACCATGCTTGCAAAAGATGTGCTGAATCTATTGATCAAACGTCACAAAAGCATCGCGATCGTGCTGGACGAGTATGGAGGTACCAGTGGGTTAATCACCGTTGAGGATATCGTTGAAGAATTACTCGGAGAGATTGAAGATGAGCATGACTCAGACATCTTTATCGATTCTCAAATCTCTGAAACAGAGTACAAGTTCAGCGCCCGATTAGAAGTAGATCAGGTAAATGAGAACCACAAACTAGACCTTCCAGAAAGTGAGCATTATGAGACTATAGGTGGTTTAATTGTTCATGAAACCGAAGGAATTCCTAAGGAAGGCGAGGAAGTCAGTATAGAAAACTACACCTTTACCATTCTCGAGACTTCTAACAATAAGATCGATTTGGTACATCTTAAAATCGAGGAACCCGATTAAATTATAGCGACCTGTTCTAGTGAAAAGATTTTTGAGGATCTCGCTTTCGCGAAAGCGTAAAAGCCACTCGCAACAGTTCATAATTTGTACTTAAGCTCTTGATTGAGGCGCTCGCTTCATACCAGAAGCAGATACCTATCGTTAAAATCAAACAGAGTGGGTTCATGAACCTTTAATAATTAGGCGGAAAGGGTTATTTTCGCCGTCTTAAAATTTCTTAAAAAATGGCAGTATTAGGCAAAATCAGAAGTCAAGGAGCGATCTTGATCCTAGTGATCGCGCTTGCCCTATTTGCATTCATAATTCAAGGAGTACTTACCAGCAGTGGTCAGTCGCAAAGTGATGCGATAGGATATGTGGGTGATGCTGAAATCAACCAGAGGACCTTTGCACGCATGGTGGATAACACTCAACGTCAAAGAGGCGGTCAAATGACCACTATTCAAGCTGTAAACAGTGTTTGGGAACAAATGGTGCGTAGTGCCGTGCTTGACGAGCAAATGGAAGCCGCCGGTATCGAGGTGACTGATGAAGAAGTTGCTGAAAGAGTGAAAGCTTCCTACCGCAACAATCCACAGTATCAAAACGCTGATGGTAACTTTTCTGAATCCAAGTTTGCTGCATTTGTAAAGCAAATGGAAACCGGAAATGCTGATGTATGGAATGATTACATCCAGCAAATGGCTGATGCCGCTAGACAAGAAAAGTTCTTCAATCTATTGAAATCGGGAATCGTAGGAACAAATGCTGAAGGTGAGATGGATTACCGCATGGCAAACGACAATCGCAGTTTCCAGTACGTACAGATTCCATATTCTTCTATTCCAGACTCAACGGTTGAAGTAACTTCTGGAGAGATACAGAAGTACATGAACGATCACAAAGAACAGTTTAAAACTGATGCACAACGTGACATCGAGTATGTTCTTTTTAAAGATGAGGCTTCAACTGAGGATCTAGCTGAAATGAGAAAGCAACTTTCCCTAAGAAAGTCCATGGACAACTCAACTTATAACGTTAACACAAATCAAGCTGAGGAAATCCCTTCTATACAAGATGCAGAGGACAAGCAAAATTATGTGAACAGGTTCTCAGATGTTCCTTACGATGGAACGTGGATGGTGGAGAGCAAATTATCCGCTGCACAAAAGAATGTAGGAGGCGATTTTGAGAAGGGAAGCGTTTTTGGTCCCTACCAGGATAATGGTTACATGAAATTATCCCTTGTTGAAGACAAGAGAACCATCATGGACAGCGTGTACAACCGTCACATTCTTGTTGCTTATGCTGGTGCACAAAGATCTACGGCAACACGTACAAAAGAAGAGGCTCAAGCAACTGCTGATAGTATATTTGATCTGATAGGTCAGAGTAAATCTAAGTTTGACTCTAAGTTTGAGTATTTTGAAGAAAATACGGAGCTTGCAAAAGGTGAAGATCTTGGCTGGACAGTGTATACTAAAAATGCCAATTCACTTGCCGAAGGTTACCGCAACTTCTTATATGAAAATGAAGAAGGAACGATCGGTATTGCAGAATCTACTTTTGGTTACCACATCATCAGACTGGATGAGACTACCAGCCCAATTGATCAGATCAAGCTTGCTACGATTGCTAATAAGATCGGTTCTTCTAAAGAAACCGGGAAGAAATTATTTACCAAGTCTGTGAAGTTTCAACAAGCTGCTGAGTCAGGTGACTTTAATGCTCTAGCTGAGGAAAATGAAGTTATTGTAAAGCCGGTAAAAAACTTGAAGCCGCTGGATGAATCTCTGCCAGGAGTAAAGAAAAACCGTCAGATTGTAAAGTGGGCTTTTGATGGTGAGCGTGAAATAGGTGACATAGAGCGTTTTGAAACTACTGAAGGATACATTATCGTAAAACTTACCGCTAAGCGCAAAGAAGGTATCAAAACGACCCAAGAGGCTAGCTCAACTGTTACTCCTATTCTTAGAAAAGAAAAGAAGGCAAAAATGATCATGGATAAGATCACTAACACTGAACTTCAAGCCATCGCAACTGCTCAAGGGCAAACGGTTAAAAGTGCCAGCAAAGTAAACC
This genomic interval from Nonlabens spongiae contains the following:
- a CDS encoding porin family protein, producing the protein MIRSFLFTIAIMIGFLGYSQSRTSSPYSFYGIGQQTFKGTIENRAMGGLSTFTDSIHVNLRNPAGYGKLRLTTYTVGAVHTETWASTDDLNGTYDATSIEYVSIGIPLGKKFGMGFGVIPFKSVGYEIGDRTEDTYTNFFGEGSVNRAYFGLGYTLSDEITLGGEFRYNFGTERNSSSVALSNVQFGTNQTNEVDFSGASFNFGLHYQKMLNDKYEIQASAIYSPSNDLTAEGNRNTGLFRLNSDFSETLFNVREGESFREKLELPSSLTVGFNFGKPLKWSLGAEYSFQEESSLSSRSFVPNGANFTSASSYRLGGFLVPDYNSITSYWDRVTYRAGLRYEENGLNINGQDINEFGISFGMSLPVGRRSGFSNATFGLEYGQRGTTSGGLIKEDFLSLSIGLSLNDRWFQKRKYN
- a CDS encoding thioredoxin domain-containing protein, whose product is MKFKNSIVLVVAVFSFAFAKAQDDMQCRQMLSIYAENAKAKLYDEAYKQLPQLVENCPKLSAAIYQYGERIYEHRLKKKVGTEKENADGLIKMLDAQITMFPDKVNDAKKTIEKAMAMYKYNIGTHDEVFNILDGVFKNDRENFTDPRGMMTYFKLAEERYNEGKMTLQELFDIYDALTEQIDSLLNERSEVIQKLNEKEAESELTDKEKKEIKNQEINLKNYGIVKGSVNGTLGALADCDKLIPLYDVEFENKKTDKNWLSNVLVRLQKKDCTDDPLYIKSVKALHDINPSAKTAYGLGNIAESTAEKFKYWDQAIELGVDNDLKSAIHYKKGNVYKGQGAYSKAKREYILSNQAKPSFGMPYLKIAEMIAKSGNNCGATPFEKRAINWLAARYARKAAAVDPSIRSTANKYAESYNGTAPNTSEIFMDKKYNQGDTITFNCWVGESVRIP
- the lptC gene encoding LPS export ABC transporter periplasmic protein LptC; amino-acid sequence: MNFTKHPSFIMITALAVICFLASCEGNLKEVQKMELSSNEPIGEAENMLLKYSDSGSIKMTLKGKKMLDFSNDAFPYTHFPEGIYVELFNKKDTTKTTIVADIATVYDMTDIIDLQGNVIVKDSDGNTLMGEQLFFNQSDKWIFTNDRFRTFLVNNDTGGEFGKTSGIRFDADQDLNNAQVGEPDDQFINNNTNE
- a CDS encoding hemolysin family protein; this encodes MTEQIITIIAMLILSAFFSGMEIAYVSSNKIHIELEKRQGDIIGRILGRLTARPSKFIITMLIGNSIALVIYGFAMGDLLTHQLAQHYPSLAYGFEGLLTQTVISTLVILLTAEFLPKVFFQIYSNELLKFFALPAYLFYILFSSLSWLCIKISDFFLKTFFKTDGDPIQLTFSKMELGNYITEQMESAQEQKEVDSEIQIFQNALDFGGLKAREVMVPRTEIVSVLLETSIKDLSKKFVATGLSKIVVHNETIDDIVGYVHSFDLFKSPEEIKDIQRTVINVPETMLAKDVLNLLIKRHKSIAIVLDEYGGTSGLITVEDIVEELLGEIEDEHDSDIFIDSQISETEYKFSARLEVDQVNENHKLDLPESEHYETIGGLIVHETEGIPKEGEEVSIENYTFTILETSNNKIDLVHLKIEEPD
- a CDS encoding peptidylprolyl isomerase, which encodes MAVLGKIRSQGAILILVIALALFAFIIQGVLTSSGQSQSDAIGYVGDAEINQRTFARMVDNTQRQRGGQMTTIQAVNSVWEQMVRSAVLDEQMEAAGIEVTDEEVAERVKASYRNNPQYQNADGNFSESKFAAFVKQMETGNADVWNDYIQQMADAARQEKFFNLLKSGIVGTNAEGEMDYRMANDNRSFQYVQIPYSSIPDSTVEVTSGEIQKYMNDHKEQFKTDAQRDIEYVLFKDEASTEDLAEMRKQLSLRKSMDNSTYNVNTNQAEEIPSIQDAEDKQNYVNRFSDVPYDGTWMVESKLSAAQKNVGGDFEKGSVFGPYQDNGYMKLSLVEDKRTIMDSVYNRHILVAYAGAQRSTATRTKEEAQATADSIFDLIGQSKSKFDSKFEYFEENTELAKGEDLGWTVYTKNANSLAEGYRNFLYENEEGTIGIAESTFGYHIIRLDETTSPIDQIKLATIANKIGSSKETGKKLFTKSVKFQQAAESGDFNALAEENEVIVKPVKNLKPLDESLPGVKKNRQIVKWAFDGEREIGDIERFETTEGYIIVKLTAKRKEGIKTTQEASSTVTPILRKEKKAKMIMDKITNTELQAIATAQGQTVKSASKVNRKNPDIPGPGSEPMVVGTVFGLDQDETSKPIAGESGVFVVKVTAIEDAPDLQNYSSNAKQIATRTANQSTTQLVEALKKSAEIEDNRDEFY